A section of the Blastocatellia bacterium genome encodes:
- a CDS encoding TonB-dependent receptor: MLRRLSMISLLLLILGLFPTAWGQANTGRLDGTVQDPQGAYLAGAKVEVVNTATNAKWTTQTDAQGVFIFPALPVGTYTLTVEAAGFKRFVRENIRVDVAVYASVDVKLEVGGVVEEVTVTSTGEEVITKTSQELTTVISRRPILDMPLVARNPITLATLAAGVTTSGGERASRINGLRQSVINITQDGINVQDNFLRSGDGFFIISAPTVENVEQFSITTSTTDASATGSGAVFIRLVTPSGSNEFHGSLFEFHRNTVLNANSFFNNLTGTPREKLIRNQFGGRASFPIVKNKIFMFTSLDITTSASEVTRNRTVLTAEARQGIFQYRDTSGQIRTVNLFQAGGIGPDPFIMRIINERYPLPNNFQIGDGLVTGGFRWNVPTFSRVIRPSWRVDWRINNTHTAEAIYHLARFDTDNDTLNGFEPMFPGMKGGFQDSWRSTGSFAVRSTFGPNKVNEARFGFQRAPVIFGREFDAFELGGKFYWVDFPTITDPHLIGITSDRNTSNFQWLDNFAWIRGRHTLRFGGDFRSIVGHQTTNTTGTIPTLVIGFSAANPSSLPAAAFPASTTATRTLAQNVYAILIGQISGVSQTFNVKDPTSGFVEGEFFRNRIRQRYWGFYFSDSWRVRPHVTLNYGIRYEYMTVPDQLNRLALQPVGGEAAYFGVSGKGNLFRPGVMTGSPVMLDLAGSSNGRKFFNEDLNNFAPSFGLAWSPQGRDWFTRIFFGGPGKGVIRGGYSIAYSLESVSVITNALGSNSGFTKTVSLTTAAQGIQGGANFTSLRNGWPRPTIPTFRVPIPQLENFRENRGSGIFGFAENLRTPYVQTWSLSYGRELMPNLALEISYVGNRGVKLWRGIDLNETNVFENGFLQEFLNAQRNLAISRAQGRGARFDNQGLPGQVPLPIFETLFAGQPLASGFGNSTFILRLDQNEAGELASQLFLNFLNALTGPRGNLPINFFVVNPETFFSDLVTNGSSSNYHSLQIEVRRRFSGGLQFNANYTFGKALTDFGGSSTNFAAFITLRDPRYEYGRASFDTRHRVNAYFIYELPFGSGKRFLNTSGWVDKLFGGWQMSGIFIAYTGQPLSIFSGRGTINRVGRSGGNTVDLIGMTAEDLKKLVRVRKTGSGVFYFDPSLIGPDGRAVPSIFANPQPGRLGSLGQGILSTPGYWRFDFNLLKRVRITEATTFEFRAEFFNLFNTVSFGAPTTDINSVNFGRISAHNGAYDPRIVQFGARINW; this comes from the coding sequence ATGTTGAGACGGCTTTCGATGATCTCACTCCTCCTTCTGATCCTGGGACTTTTCCCCACCGCGTGGGGACAGGCCAATACGGGGCGATTGGATGGGACCGTGCAAGATCCACAGGGCGCGTACCTGGCCGGGGCGAAGGTGGAGGTGGTCAACACGGCCACCAATGCCAAGTGGACGACGCAAACCGATGCCCAGGGCGTGTTCATCTTCCCCGCGCTTCCGGTCGGCACTTACACCCTGACGGTTGAAGCTGCTGGGTTCAAGAGATTCGTGCGCGAGAACATCCGCGTGGACGTGGCTGTCTACGCCTCGGTGGACGTCAAGCTGGAAGTTGGCGGCGTCGTGGAGGAAGTCACCGTCACCTCGACGGGCGAAGAGGTCATCACCAAGACCAGCCAAGAGCTGACGACCGTCATCAGTCGGCGCCCGATCTTGGACATGCCACTGGTCGCCCGAAATCCCATAACCTTGGCAACGCTGGCGGCTGGGGTCACAACTTCGGGTGGGGAGCGAGCGTCGCGCATCAACGGCTTGCGCCAATCGGTCATCAACATCACGCAGGACGGGATCAACGTGCAGGATAACTTCCTCCGCTCGGGCGATGGATTCTTCATCATCTCCGCTCCGACGGTGGAGAACGTCGAGCAGTTCAGCATCACGACGAGCACGACGGATGCTTCGGCGACCGGAAGCGGCGCCGTCTTCATTCGTTTGGTGACGCCCAGCGGCAGCAACGAGTTTCACGGCAGCCTCTTCGAATTCCATCGGAACACGGTCTTGAACGCCAACTCGTTCTTCAATAACCTGACGGGGACGCCGCGCGAGAAGCTCATTCGCAACCAGTTCGGCGGACGCGCGAGTTTCCCCATCGTCAAGAACAAGATCTTCATGTTCACCTCGCTCGACATCACCACCTCAGCGAGTGAAGTCACGCGAAATCGAACGGTGCTGACGGCCGAGGCGCGTCAAGGGATCTTCCAGTATCGCGACACCAGCGGCCAGATTCGGACGGTGAACCTCTTCCAAGCAGGCGGCATTGGCCCCGACCCATTCATTATGCGGATCATTAACGAGCGGTATCCACTGCCGAATAACTTCCAGATCGGGGATGGGCTGGTCACGGGAGGATTCCGATGGAACGTCCCGACATTCAGCCGCGTCATCCGGCCGAGTTGGCGCGTAGATTGGCGCATCAACAACACGCACACGGCTGAGGCGATCTATCACCTGGCTCGTTTCGACACGGATAACGACACGCTCAACGGGTTCGAGCCGATGTTCCCCGGCATGAAGGGCGGATTCCAAGATTCGTGGCGCTCGACCGGTTCGTTCGCCGTTCGCTCGACGTTCGGGCCCAACAAGGTGAACGAGGCCCGCTTCGGGTTCCAGCGCGCTCCGGTTATTTTCGGTCGCGAATTCGATGCGTTCGAGCTGGGCGGGAAGTTCTACTGGGTAGATTTTCCCACGATCACCGACCCGCACCTGATCGGGATCACGAGCGACCGCAACACATCGAACTTCCAATGGCTCGATAACTTCGCTTGGATTCGCGGTCGGCATACGCTCCGCTTCGGCGGCGACTTCCGCTCGATCGTCGGGCATCAAACGACGAACACGACCGGGACGATCCCAACGCTCGTCATTGGCTTCAGTGCGGCTAATCCTTCGTCCCTGCCGGCGGCGGCCTTCCCGGCGAGCACGACAGCGACGCGCACTTTGGCGCAGAACGTCTATGCGATTCTCATCGGGCAGATCTCGGGCGTCTCGCAGACCTTCAACGTGAAGGATCCGACGTCGGGCTTCGTCGAGGGGGAGTTCTTCCGCAATCGGATTCGGCAGCGGTACTGGGGCTTCTACTTCTCCGACTCTTGGCGCGTGCGACCGCATGTGACGCTCAACTACGGCATTCGATACGAATACATGACCGTGCCGGATCAATTGAATCGGCTGGCGTTGCAGCCCGTCGGCGGTGAGGCAGCGTACTTCGGTGTCTCGGGCAAGGGGAACCTCTTCCGTCCCGGCGTGATGACCGGATCCCCGGTGATGCTCGATCTGGCGGGCTCCTCCAACGGGCGGAAGTTCTTCAATGAGGACCTCAACAACTTCGCGCCGAGCTTTGGACTGGCTTGGTCGCCGCAGGGCCGGGATTGGTTCACGCGCATCTTCTTCGGCGGACCGGGCAAGGGCGTGATTCGAGGCGGCTACTCGATCGCCTACTCGCTCGAGAGCGTGAGCGTGATCACAAATGCCCTGGGAAGCAACTCGGGATTCACCAAGACGGTCTCGTTGACGACGGCGGCGCAAGGGATCCAGGGTGGAGCGAACTTCACCTCCTTGCGCAACGGCTGGCCCAGGCCGACTATTCCGACCTTCCGCGTCCCCATCCCGCAACTGGAGAACTTCCGCGAGAATCGAGGGAGCGGGATCTTCGGCTTCGCGGAGAACCTGCGCACGCCATACGTGCAGACATGGTCGCTCAGCTACGGGCGCGAGCTGATGCCCAATCTCGCTCTGGAGATCAGCTATGTGGGCAATCGCGGCGTGAAACTCTGGCGCGGCATTGACCTCAACGAGACGAATGTCTTCGAGAACGGCTTCCTGCAGGAGTTCCTGAATGCCCAACGGAATCTGGCGATCAGTCGAGCCCAGGGACGTGGAGCGCGGTTTGATAATCAGGGACTGCCTGGGCAAGTTCCTCTGCCGATCTTCGAGACGCTGTTCGCCGGCCAGCCGCTTGCGTCGGGCTTCGGCAACTCGACCTTCATCCTGCGCCTGGACCAAAACGAGGCCGGGGAACTGGCCAGCCAGCTCTTCCTGAACTTCCTCAATGCTCTGACCGGTCCACGCGGCAACCTCCCGATCAATTTCTTCGTCGTCAATCCTGAGACGTTCTTCTCGGACTTGGTCACCAATGGCTCCTCGTCCAACTATCACTCGCTGCAGATCGAGGTCCGTCGGCGCTTCTCGGGCGGGCTGCAGTTCAACGCCAACTACACCTTCGGCAAAGCGCTCACGGACTTCGGCGGATCGAGCACGAATTTCGCGGCGTTCATCACCTTGCGCGATCCGCGCTATGAGTACGGGCGCGCGAGCTTCGACACACGGCATCGGGTCAATGCCTACTTCATCTACGAGCTGCCCTTCGGTTCAGGCAAGCGCTTCCTGAACACGAGCGGATGGGTGGACAAGCTCTTCGGCGGCTGGCAGATGAGCGGGATCTTCATCGCCTATACGGGACAACCGCTCTCGATCTTCTCCGGGCGCGGAACGATCAACCGCGTGGGACGCTCGGGCGGCAACACCGTGGACCTCATCGGGATGACGGCGGAAGACCTGAAGAAGCTCGTCCGAGTGCGCAAGACGGGCTCCGGGGTCTTCTACTTCGATCCCTCGTTGATCGGACCCGATGGACGCGCCGTTCCGAGCATCTTCGCCAATCCGCAGCCTGGACGACTGGGCTCACTCGGGCAGGGCATCTTGAGCACGCCCGGCTACTGGCGCTTCGACTTCAACCTGCTCAAGCGCGTGCGGATCACGGAGGCGACGACCTTCGAGTTCCGAGCCGAGTTCTTCAATCTCTTCAACACGGTGAGCTTCGGCGCGCCGACGACCGACATCAACAGCGTCAACTTCGGTCGTATCAGCGCTCACAACGGCGCCTACGATCCGCGGATCGTGCAGTTCGGCGCGCGCATCAACTGGTGA
- a CDS encoding AAA family ATPase has product MKIERLRCIGFGKLRNREIVFDPEKVNLLVEENEFGKSTIIAAIVAALYGFPPRERTTSATLSEKEAYRPDDGGPYQVSLEVRALGTRLRIFRDFARGIARVYNLDEGGREITEEFVRQQKEIGEVLLGLSRDQFLNTCLVRQAVLHAPPDLSDLSAHLQRIADAEAGDRTAAEAMDALKKALEQFPASRMGKGSLHIETEFKRTKDELDKITEELKDLERKRQQIEPQLLRIQEIEREIEDARRRQQLAHYLRERAEYERLQRLQEQREALEAERHRLQQACEALAPYETFPAAQLANLERWMGALRQIAHERAEIEKELNDGHRRYVEIQQEEKALGALASFTSEDRERLIALAEQYKELQERIHQQQQKVHIEQQKLAERGFHLEEFERWHERVGALEPEERRRVLDANAHRRDLERRIEFAEDQKRKHLAVCEEIERERERWRQWAGRWLLLIQLGIFPYFMATILEWGRVSVILSLLIVLWFGLWLFFRRIARTHRRYEWTRAQAEADRLRQEIESLRAECAHLEAQLRPLLARTSLDSGEALAQACAQLETLTAALHPLFLEQAALREYEHELQQKQDLLRALLNRAGRSSAELTLAEIEQLGRDLDRLLDLKRERALLEQRLAHARARRDSKQQEEQKYREQILALFREARVLDLAETNLSVEDLEAASKRFRDGVAQHERLQQVRRELERVQRDLKKLPELAALHERRERTAHSLRRREAEDPTLASHTPDRPAEEYAAEADQWSAQERALRDELLQLRTQIAATLAHLEKRRPELLEREEELARHLKRIEGFQKAIQRALEVFEQIAHEIHGQWADALTQISQELLQTLPTDYAALYFDPRTLELRVALKERESILQTNQFRSQLSLGTREQLGLIARIAVSRYLSRDRRLPLIFDEPFANSDDERFAQLMRLLLSDLSREHQIILTSCHRQRHEWFKTQDPHLFAERVHWCELRFIKVP; this is encoded by the coding sequence ATGAAGATCGAACGCCTTCGCTGCATCGGCTTCGGAAAGCTGCGGAATCGCGAGATCGTCTTCGATCCGGAGAAAGTCAACCTCCTCGTCGAGGAGAACGAATTCGGCAAAAGTACGATCATCGCCGCCATTGTGGCGGCGCTCTACGGCTTCCCTCCGCGCGAGCGCACGACCTCGGCGACGCTCTCAGAGAAAGAGGCCTATCGCCCTGATGACGGCGGGCCTTACCAAGTGAGTCTGGAGGTGCGCGCTCTCGGGACGCGCCTGCGCATCTTCCGGGATTTCGCACGCGGCATCGCGCGCGTTTACAACCTCGACGAAGGCGGACGGGAGATCACGGAGGAATTCGTGCGGCAGCAAAAGGAGATTGGAGAAGTTCTCCTCGGCCTCTCGCGCGATCAATTCCTGAACACGTGTTTGGTGCGGCAAGCCGTGCTTCACGCTCCCCCCGATCTGAGCGATCTGTCGGCGCACCTGCAGCGAATCGCCGACGCTGAGGCCGGAGATCGGACGGCTGCCGAAGCCATGGATGCTTTGAAGAAAGCACTCGAGCAATTCCCGGCGTCCCGTATGGGGAAGGGATCGCTGCATATCGAAACCGAATTCAAACGCACGAAGGACGAGCTCGATAAGATCACCGAAGAGCTGAAAGATTTGGAGCGCAAGCGTCAGCAGATCGAGCCGCAGCTTCTCCGAATCCAAGAGATCGAACGGGAGATCGAAGACGCCCGCCGGCGACAGCAGCTCGCGCATTACTTGCGCGAGCGCGCCGAATACGAACGGTTGCAGCGCTTGCAGGAGCAGCGGGAAGCTCTCGAAGCGGAACGACATCGCCTGCAGCAAGCGTGCGAGGCGCTCGCGCCTTACGAGACGTTCCCAGCGGCGCAGCTCGCGAACCTGGAACGATGGATGGGGGCCCTCCGACAGATCGCGCACGAGCGCGCGGAGATCGAGAAGGAGCTGAATGATGGGCATCGCCGATACGTCGAGATCCAACAGGAGGAGAAGGCTCTGGGCGCGCTGGCATCCTTCACGTCGGAAGATCGCGAGCGCCTGATCGCGCTCGCTGAGCAGTACAAAGAACTCCAGGAGCGAATCCATCAGCAGCAGCAGAAGGTGCACATCGAGCAGCAGAAACTCGCCGAGCGTGGTTTTCACCTCGAAGAGTTCGAGCGATGGCATGAACGAGTGGGCGCACTTGAGCCGGAGGAACGTCGGCGCGTCCTCGATGCCAATGCGCATCGGCGCGATCTCGAACGCCGGATCGAATTCGCTGAAGATCAAAAGCGAAAGCACCTAGCCGTTTGCGAGGAGATCGAGCGAGAGCGCGAGCGCTGGCGTCAATGGGCAGGACGTTGGCTCTTGCTCATACAGTTGGGAATCTTCCCCTACTTCATGGCCACCATTCTTGAGTGGGGACGCGTGAGCGTGATCCTCAGCCTCCTGATAGTTCTGTGGTTCGGCCTTTGGCTCTTCTTTCGTCGGATCGCTCGAACCCATCGCCGATACGAATGGACGCGAGCCCAAGCAGAAGCTGATCGTCTTCGGCAGGAGATCGAATCCCTGCGCGCCGAGTGCGCGCACCTTGAGGCACAACTGCGCCCGCTGCTCGCGCGAACGAGCTTGGACTCGGGGGAAGCTTTGGCGCAGGCGTGCGCGCAACTGGAGACTTTGACGGCGGCACTACATCCGCTGTTTCTCGAGCAAGCTGCTCTTCGCGAATACGAGCATGAGCTTCAGCAAAAGCAAGATCTTCTCCGCGCGCTCCTGAATCGAGCCGGACGCTCAAGCGCCGAGCTTACGCTCGCGGAGATCGAACAGTTAGGTCGAGACCTCGATCGCCTATTGGACCTGAAACGCGAACGGGCGCTGTTGGAGCAACGCCTTGCGCACGCGCGCGCTAGGCGAGATAGCAAGCAGCAGGAGGAGCAGAAATACCGCGAACAGATCCTCGCGCTGTTTCGGGAAGCCCGCGTGCTCGATCTCGCGGAGACGAATCTCTCGGTGGAAGACCTGGAAGCCGCCAGCAAGCGCTTCCGCGACGGGGTCGCGCAACATGAACGCTTGCAGCAGGTGAGGCGCGAGTTGGAACGCGTCCAACGGGATTTGAAGAAACTTCCCGAACTCGCCGCGCTCCATGAGCGTCGTGAGCGCACGGCCCACAGCCTTCGCCGACGAGAGGCCGAAGATCCCACGCTCGCTTCTCACACGCCCGATCGCCCCGCTGAAGAATATGCGGCTGAGGCCGATCAGTGGAGCGCGCAAGAGAGAGCCCTTCGCGACGAGTTGCTCCAGCTCCGGACGCAGATCGCCGCGACTCTCGCGCACCTTGAAAAGCGACGTCCGGAATTGCTCGAACGCGAAGAGGAACTCGCGCGACATCTCAAGCGCATCGAGGGATTTCAGAAAGCCATTCAGCGCGCGCTCGAGGTCTTCGAACAAATCGCCCACGAGATTCACGGCCAATGGGCCGATGCCCTCACGCAGATTTCGCAAGAACTGCTCCAAACGCTCCCCACCGACTATGCCGCCCTCTATTTCGATCCGCGCACGCTCGAGCTGCGCGTCGCCCTCAAAGAGCGCGAGAGCATCCTACAAACGAACCAATTCCGCTCCCAACTGTCGCTCGGTACGCGCGAGCAGCTCGGCCTGATTGCCCGCATCGCCGTCAGCCGCTACCTCTCGCGCGACCGTCGGCTCCCCCTCATCTTCGATGAACCGTTCGCGAACTCCGACGATGAGCGCTTCGCCCAACTCATGCGGCTGTTGCTCAGCGACCTCTCGCGGGAGCATCAGATCATCCTCACGAGTTGCCATCGGCAACGCCACGAATGGTTCAAGACTCAGGATCCTCACCTTTTCGCCGAGCGCGTTCACTGGTGCGAATTGCGCTTCATCAAAGTCCCCTGA